In the Pseudoalteromonas sp. A25 genome, CATGCGCTCTAAGTATATTTCAACTTCTACTTTCAAACTCGTATTGCCCACATGTACAACGCGCGATACCAATTCAGCAAAAGTGCCTGCGGGAATTGCCTCTTTAAAATCCACCCTATCTGAAGAAATAGTTACAAGTGGCTTGCGACAAAAACGCGTCGCAGCTATAAATGCAACCTCATCCATCCAAGCAAGAGCGTCCCCACCAAATAACGTATTATGGTGATTAGTTCTGCCTGGAAATACTGTTTTTGTGACAGACGTTACTGAATCTTCTATTCGTTTCGCAATGATTGCTTCTTTATCTATCTGTGTCATTTGTTACTACTTTTGTTCGCCAATGTATCTTGCATTAATAATTGTGGGTCAAGTCGTTCGTTATACCAATTAAAACGCCAATCTAAATGAGGGCCGGTCACTCTACCCGTCGCGCCAATATCTGCGAAATGGTCGCCTGTTGCTAATTTATCGCCAACTTTAACATGGAGTTTGTTTAAATGAATGTAGGTTGAGCTGATCCCATACCCGTGATCAACAATGACAGTCCCTCCGCTGTAATACAGATCAGGATCTGCAAACGTTACTACTCCTGGTAGTGGTGCCAATACTGGGGTTCCGGTTTTATTTGCTATATCAAGGCCGTAATGTGGATTGCGTGGCTTGCCGTTAAAAAATCGCTGACTGCCATACACGCCTGAGATACGACCAGGTGCAGGCCTAAGAACAGGTTCTTTAAAATATTCTAAATCTGAGTCAGTCGCACGCGCTTGTCTAACTGCTTTTGCCTCAGAGCGAATTCTCTCCAAAACAGACTTAGGCGGAGAAACATATTTCTTCTCCACTCCTGTAATTTTATCTATTTTAAATTCGCGCTGCGTAATAATAATTTCTTTCTCATGCTTAACTTGCTTATCATCAAGCCAAGTTAACGTATGCGTAGTTTTTGCATCACGGCCAAAACCAAATACAAACTCACCTTTAGGAGTGATTTTTAACTGCTTGCCGTTGAGGCTAACGTGAGAGACATTTTCAAGCTGTCCGATCACCATGCCACCTTGTGTTAAGTGACCTTTTAGCTCTAGTGCAGATGTTAAAAATGGCAACGTTGACAGTAAAAAGCCAAATACAGTGCCCATGTTTTTAGGCATGTGCGATTGCTCCTTTACCAACACCTTCAAACGCTTTTACAGTAATAGTGTTATCAGGCAAATCATGTTTAATTTGCTGAGCCAAATATTCGGCAATACACTCCACGGTCGTGTCACATGGTAAGATATCGCAGCAGCTTTGACTGATAGCGAGTTCGAAATAGCCCTGGCTAGACTCATATGCAAAACAAATATCGTCTGATTTAGCTTTGATACTCTTTAATTCATCGCTTTTAATGATATCTTCTTCAGTGCCCAAATAAATATCCTGCCATCTACTTGCCCACTCTTTTTGCAATCTGGGGTGTTTCATGCCGTCAACAAACACACCAATTTGCGAGCGATGGCCATGAATGATGCGCTGGCAGTTACCGTCATGTTTTTTCAATCCATGACTATAGTGATAATAAAAGCTTTCACTTTGTTCTGGCCTAAGTTCTATGCCAATGTCTTTAACATTACTTGGCATATTAGGCATAATAACTGACTTCAAAAAGTCGATAACACTTTGCTCACTAACCACTTCATCGTTAATAACACAAACCGCTTGCTCTGGTGCACTCATCGCTAAGTGATTGGAGTCGCCAAATTGGCAATCCAAGTAAACTCTGCCGTTTTCTAATTTAACTTCACCATTTACGCCCTTAGCAATCGCGAGTTTATGATCTATCGTGTCATCAATGATACGCTTGATTTGCTTTTTAACTAACGCGAAATCCAAAACCATCGACTCGTCATTAAGTTGGCCATGTAACGTTAAATCAACAATCCAACTTTCGCCGACCGCGCCACGTTTATTACAAAGGAAAGAAAAATCAATGACAGTTAGTGCATCTACAAAAAGGATCATAAACTTCCGGTAAATTAGTTAAATACTGGCTGTATTATAAAGTTTTTTAAGACAAAGATCGCCCTATAAGCGTAGAAGAATTTACTTTTAATGATAATTATTCTTAAATAACTGCAACTTTTAACTGTTCAGAGTTGTTTAGCGTACATCTGTACGCTAAAGTAGCTCCGAAATTTTCAGCAAAGATTATGAACTATGGAACCAAAAAATAGCTATACAAAAGAAGAATTAATCATATGTGGTCGCGGTGAAATGTTCGGTGAAGGTAACTGCCGCCTGCCAAGTGACAACATGTTAATGATGGACCGTATCGTTGAAATTAATGACAATGGTGGCGAATTTGGCAAAGGTCATATCATCGCTGAATTAGATATAGATCCTAGCCTTTGGTTTTTTGATTGCCACTTTAAAGGCGACCCAGTTATGCCTGGTTGCCTTGGCTTAGACGCAATGTGGCAACTTGTAGGCTTTTTCCTAGGATGGTCTGGTGGTCCAGGTCTTGGTCGAGCATTGGGCGTTGGTGAAGTAAAATTCACGGGTCAAATTCTTCCTACTGCTAAAAAAGTAACCTACAGAATCGATATGAAGCGTGTTATTAAGCGTAAATTATTCATGGGTATGGCTGATGGAACTGTAGAAGTAGATGGGCGCGTAATTTACGAAGCAAAAGACCTAAAAGTAGGCCTGTTTCAAGATACCAGCGCATTTTAAGTTACATTCTGCTTAAACAACAAAGCCCCGTAAAGGGGCTTTGTTGTATTTAAATTCGTGTTTGGATTATTAAGTTTTAAAAGTATTACGATTTTCAATCGCCTCTCGCCATCCACCTAACCATTCTGATCTTGGTTCAACTTGTTGATATGGACATAATTCTTTCGATCTACCTGCCAGCCCGGCTTTAAATCCTTGTGAATGTGCTCTTTCTAAGCGATCTCTTTTCTGTCTCTTCATAGGTAAAATCCTCACCTTTTCTTTTCAAATGTGTTGCGAACACAATCCGAATGATTGCAATCATCATCAACACTTAATATTTAGTTAATAAACCTGTGATATTCAACTTTATAGGCGTGATTCTTAGCACGCCTATGAGAACTAATTACTCACCTTATTGATCACACAGAAATTGTTTTTTAACTGATGTGTATCTAGCGCACATCACGCATAATTGAATAATTGAGAACAAACAGCACACTCACCTTATAACAGCTGCTATCTACAAACTGTCTAACAGTTGAGGCACTGAGTTAGAGCAGGGTTGGCCAAACCTCAAGATTCAATAAATCACATTCGCAATTAGCATGCAATGATCTTTATCAATAGTTTTTAATCTGAAAAATAAAGATAGATAATATATCTAAGTTGCTACGCATATTTAGCTTAGTTTTACCAATTAAAATTAAAATATAAATTAGCCAAACACCCGAGAGAGTAAAAAAACATTCATAATTTTGACATAAAAACTTTTCTTTGCAATTCAACACCAAAAGATACTTTGAATAAAATGGGGGCTTTGATTTTTAGCAATTGTCCCCCAAAAACGTGGAGCTGTCTGCCTACCCTCAACTCAGTGAATGGTATTTTTTATCATTACGACATATTCATTTTGCTAGGTGCAATAATTTTTAGCGTGAACCATTGTTATTTTTGGCTTCTACGGCTAAAGCTGAAACTCCTTTCTTTAACGAGCTCACCCATTGCGGCTTTAGGTGTACTGTAAAAATTTACAATCAATTTATCGAGTGCATTATCTAACTGGATATGAGCAGCTTGATATACCAGCTTACCCTGCTCTTCATACCTAAAGTTTTTACACTCAAGCGCGTGACAAAGTGTTGTTTTCATATCCAAACATAATGTTAGCAACCATATCAGGTTGGTTTTGTAGTTTGTCATCAGCATAGATTAACGTGCCGTTGGTGCTAAACATTTACCCATTACTCAATTTTTTTACAATAAGACAACTCAATGGCGCTTAAATCAGCACTTCCCGCATTGTTCTCAAGTGAGGATTCTATATCAGTCAATGCAAATTCGGCAGAATCTAAAAGTTTGGCCTCGCAAACGTGTTGCTCTATCTATCAGTATGCAACTCAATGCACAAAAATCAGCGGCATAATGCCGCCCCTACTTCGCAACCGATGAAAGTATTTTTAACGCCCATACGCTTATCCTACCGATTGTAGAAATGGCATTACAGCGTGGTGTTGTACCGGACAAAATACTCAAAGGCTCAAAGTTATTTTATGAAGATCTGTCAATACATACCAAGCAGGTTTGCTTTTCGCAACTTCATAATGTGATACACACGCGACAAGATTGCTTAGCTGCGAGGGGGTTAGTTTTTTACTGGCTGAGCGTTTAACATGCTCTACCTAACAACGCGTTCCAAGCGCTGATGCATGCTGCAAACCTACAACAAATGTTCAGAGTGAGCCAACTTCGCCAATTTGAACTGTTTCCTTACATGTACGCAAAAAGCTATCGTGCTAACAACCAAATACACTTTGTGATTAACTTTGCAATATCAGAGCCACATGAATTGGTACGAAATTTTTTTTATGAGTTGTTGGCTGGCTTAATTGAATACCTGCTAAAATGGCAAGCCACTAAAACTACACAAGTCAATCACACCAGGCCTATTTATCATATAAAGTTTCCAATGCCACAGCCAAAGCATATAGAGCAATTCCACAGTCATTTAAGTTGCGAGTATTCGTTCAACCACCCAGTGTTCATGGTATCCATACCTCAAAAGTACTTACATTTTAAGCGAGCAAACGCGCTCCCAGCTTTAACTTATTATCATTTAAAGCAATCAACTAACCGATACGCTAAATCAGGATTTAAACAGTTTGTATCAAACATGATCGCAAGCTCACCCAAAGCCACCAGCGAGCAAATCGCACAGCGTATTGGTATGAGCTGTGCCACTTTAAAGCGTAAGCTAAAACAACATAATACCAGCTTTAAAATACTTAAAGACGAATGGCAAAAACAACAGTCAATGATATATATTGTTGAACGACGCTATTCGAATGAACAAGCCGCTGCGGCGCTCTTTTTTAGTGATATCACAAACTTTAGGCGCTCTTGTAAGCGTTGGACGGGTAAAACACCAAGCGAGCTTAGAGACTGTATACAACGCTGAAATACAGCGAGTATCGACTGTACAAAAACAAGCTCGCCCAAAATTAGTTATTAAGCTGTTGAATAATTTGCCAACGCAACTTTCTAGCAAGCTCATCATCAATGTTACCTAGGCTGCCAAGTGCCTCTTCGTTGATGTGGGCATGATTGTTTTCA is a window encoding:
- a CDS encoding acyl-CoA thioesterase, yielding MTQIDKEAIIAKRIEDSVTSVTKTVFPGRTNHHNTLFGGDALAWMDEVAFIAATRFCRKPLVTISSDRVDFKEAIPAGTFAELVSRVVHVGNTSLKVEVEIYLERMHKDDKHLAISGSFTFVAVDDNHRPTPVVCEKMLSGFK
- a CDS encoding M23 family metallopeptidase; this translates as MGTVFGFLLSTLPFLTSALELKGHLTQGGMVIGQLENVSHVSLNGKQLKITPKGEFVFGFGRDAKTTHTLTWLDDKQVKHEKEIIITQREFKIDKITGVEKKYVSPPKSVLERIRSEAKAVRQARATDSDLEYFKEPVLRPAPGRISGVYGSQRFFNGKPRNPHYGLDIANKTGTPVLAPLPGVVTFADPDLYYSGGTVIVDHGYGISSTYIHLNKLHVKVGDKLATGDHFADIGATGRVTGPHLDWRFNWYNERLDPQLLMQDTLANKSSNK
- a CDS encoding 6-carboxytetrahydropterin synthase — its product is MILFVDALTVIDFSFLCNKRGAVGESWIVDLTLHGQLNDESMVLDFALVKKQIKRIIDDTIDHKLAIAKGVNGEVKLENGRVYLDCQFGDSNHLAMSAPEQAVCVINDEVVSEQSVIDFLKSVIMPNMPSNVKDIGIELRPEQSESFYYHYSHGLKKHDGNCQRIIHGHRSQIGVFVDGMKHPRLQKEWASRWQDIYLGTEEDIIKSDELKSIKAKSDDICFAYESSQGYFELAISQSCCDILPCDTTVECIAEYLAQQIKHDLPDNTITVKAFEGVGKGAIAHA
- the fabA gene encoding 3-hydroxyacyl-[acyl-carrier-protein] dehydratase FabA, with the translated sequence MEPKNSYTKEELIICGRGEMFGEGNCRLPSDNMLMMDRIVEINDNGGEFGKGHIIAELDIDPSLWFFDCHFKGDPVMPGCLGLDAMWQLVGFFLGWSGGPGLGRALGVGEVKFTGQILPTAKKVTYRIDMKRVIKRKLFMGMADGTVEVDGRVIYEAKDLKVGLFQDTSAF
- the rmf gene encoding ribosome modulation factor is translated as MKRQKRDRLERAHSQGFKAGLAGRSKELCPYQQVEPRSEWLGGWREAIENRNTFKT
- a CDS encoding helix-turn-helix domain-containing protein; translated protein: MSQLRQFELFPYMYAKSYRANNQIHFVINFAISEPHELVRNFFYELLAGLIEYLLKWQATKTTQVNHTRPIYHIKFPMPQPKHIEQFHSHLSCEYSFNHPVFMVSIPQKYLHFKRANALPALTYYHLKQSTNRYAKSGFKQFVSNMIASSPKATSEQIAQRIGMSCATLKRKLKQHNTSFKILKDEWQKQQSMIYIVERRYSNEQAAAALFFSDITNFRRSCKRWTGKTPSELRDCIQR